Within Streptomyces roseirectus, the genomic segment TTCTTCGCCGAGCTGGTCCAGCAGATCGGTGTCCCGGACATCGAGGAGCGCCTGCTCGCGAAGATCGACGCGGAGCTGGAGGCGTCCGTCTGATGACGTTCCAACGCGCCTGTGGGCTGAGCGAGCTGACGGAGGACACCCCCCTGCGGGTGGAACTCGACGGCACGCCGGTCTCGGTCGTGCGGACCGAGGGGGAGGTGTTCGCGATCCACGACATCTGCTCGCACGCGAACGTCTCGCTCTCCGAGGGCGAGGTGGAGGACTGCCAGATCGAGTGCTGGCTCCACGGCTCCGCCTTCGACCTGCGCACCGGCAAGCCGTCCGGCCTCCCCGCGACGCGCCCCGTCCCCGTATACCCCGTAAAGATCGAAGGGGACGACGTGCTCGTCTCCCTCACCCAGGAGTCCTGAGGCATCCATGGCAACGCTTGAAATCCGAGACCTGCACGTCACCGTCGAGGCCGACAACGCCACGAAGGAGATCCTCAAGGGCGTCGACCTGACCGTGAAGCAGGGCGAGACGCACGCCATCATGGGCCCCAACGGCTCCGGCAAGTCCACCCTCGCGTACTCCCTCGCCGGTCACCCCAAGTACACGATCACCGGCGGCACCGTCCTGCTCGACGGCGAGGACGTCCTGGAGATGTCCGTCGACGAACGCGCCCGCGCGGGCCTGTTCCTCGCGATGCAGTACCCGGTCGAGGTCCCGGGGGTGTCTGTGTCGAACTTCCTGCGGACGTCCGCCACCGCGATCCGCGGCGAGGCCCCCAAGCTGCGCACCTGGGTCAAGGAGGTCAAGGAGGCCATGGAGCGGCTGTCCATGGACCCCTCCTTCGCCGAGCGCAACGTCAACGAGGGCTTCTCCGGCGGTGAGAAGAAGCGCCACGAGATCCTTCAGCTCGAACTGCTCAAGCCGAAGGTCGCGATCCTCGACGAGACGGACTCCGGCCTCGACGTCGACGCGCTGCGCATCGTCTCCGAGGGCGTCAACCGCGTCCGCGAGACCGGCGAGGTCGGCACCCTGCTGATCACGCACTACACGCGCATCCTGCGCTACATCAAGCCCGACCACGTCCACGTCTTCTCCGGCGGTCGCATCGTCGAGTCCGGCGGCGCCGAGCTCGCCGACAAGCTGGAGAACGAGGGCTACGAGGCGTACACGAAGGGCGGCCCCGTGAGCGGAGCGAACTCAAAGGGGGAAGTCGAGTGACACAGTTGCCGGGCCTCCTCGACACAGAGGCGATCCGCAAGGACTTCCCGATCCTGGACCGGCTGGTCCACGAGGACCGGAAGCTCGTGTATCTGGACAACGCGGCGACCTCGCAGAAGCCGCGCCAGGTGCTGGACGCCCTGAGCGAGTACTACGAGCGCTACAACGCCAACGTCCATCGCGGTGTGCACGTGCTCGCCGAGGAGGCCACGGCGCTGTACGAGGGCGCGCGTGACAAGGTGGCGGAGTTCATCAACGCCCCCTCGCGGGACGAGGTGATCTTCACCAAGAACGCCTCGGAGTCGCTGAACCTCGTCGCGAACATGCTGGGCTGGGCCGACGAGCCCTACCGGGTGGACGCCGAGACCGAGATCGTCATCACGGAGATGGAGCACCACTCCAACATCGTGCCGTGGCAGCTGCTGTCGCAGCGGACGGGCGCGAAGCTGAAGTGGTTCGGGCTGACGGACGACGGTCGGCTCGATCTGTCGAACATTGATCAGATCATCACGGAGAAGACGAAGATCGTCTCCTTCGTGCTGGTCTCGAACATCCTCGGCACGCTCAACCCCGTCGAGGCGATCGTGCGCCGGGCGCAGGAGGTCGGCGCGCTGGTCTGCGTCGACGCCTCGCAGGCCGCGCCGCACATGCCGCTGGACGTGCAGGCGCTCCAGGCCGACTTCGTCGCCTTCACCGGGCACAAGATGTGCGGTCCGACCGGCATCGGCGTGCTCTGGGGCCGGCAGGAACTCCTGGAGGACCTGCCGCCGTTCCTCGGTGGCGGCGAGATGATCGAGACCGTGTCGATGCACTCGTCGACGTACGCGCCGGCGCCGCACAAGTTCGAGGCGGGGACGCCGCCGATCGCGCAGGCGGTGGGGCTGGGCGCGGCGATCGACTATCTCGACTCGATCGGCATGGACAAGATCCTGGCGCACGAGCACGCACTGACGGAGTACGCGGTCCAGCGGCTCTCGGCGGTGCCTGATCTGCGGATCATCGGTCCGGAGACGGCCGAGGACCGGGGTGCCGCGATCTCCTTCACGCTCGGCGACATCCACCCGCACGACGTGGGCCAGGTGTTGGACGAGCAGGGCATCGCCGTCCGGGTCGGCCACCACTGCGCCCGGCCTGTCTGCCTGCGGTACGGAATTCCTGCGACCACGCGAGCGTCGTTCTATCTGTACTCCACGCCGGCCGAGATCGACGCACTGGTCGACGGCCTGGAGCACGTACGGAACTTCTTCGGCTGAGAGGCTGTCGTGAAGCTGGATTCCATGTACCAGGAAGTCATCCTGGACCACTACAAGAACCCGCACGGGCGTGGTCTGAGGGACGGCGACGCCGAGGTGCACCACGTGAACCCGACGTGCGGCGACGAGATCACGCTCCGTGTGAAGTACGACGGCACGACGATCGAGGACGTCTCGTACGAGGGCCAGGGCTGCTCGATCAGCCAGGCCAGCGCCTCCGTCCTCAACGAACTGCTGGTCGGCAAGGACCTGGCCGACGCGCAGAAGATCCAGGAGACCTTCCTGGAGCTGATGCAGTCCAAGGGCCGGATCGAGCCGGACGACGCGATGGAGGAGGTGCTGGAGGACGCGGTCGCGTTCGCCGGCGTCTCCAAGTACCCGGCGCGCGTCAAGTGCGCCCTGCTGAGCTGGATGGCGTGGAAGGACGCGACGGCGCAGGCCCTCGCGGAAAGGGAGTCGGCATGACCGAGACGGTGGAGATGAAGCCGGCGTCCGAGGACGAGGTCCGTGAGGCGCTGTACGACGTCGTCGACCCCGAGTTGGGTATCGACGTCGTCAACCTGGGGCTGATCTACGGCATTCACATCGACGACGCGAACATCGCGACGATCGACATGACCCTGACGTCGGCGGCCTGTCCGCTGACGGACGTCATCGAGGACCAGGCCAAGTCCGCCACGGACGGTCTCGTCAACGAGTTGCGCATCAACTGGGTCTGGATGCCGCCGTGGGGTCCGGACAAGATCACGGACGACGGGCGGGATCAGCTGCGGGCGTTGGGGTTCAACGTCTGAGGACGCTGTGGCATGAGAAAGGGCGAGGTCTTCGCGGACCTCGCCCTTTTCTTTTGGGGCCTTTTGGGGCCTTTCAGCTCAGGGGCGTCGTCACGTGGAAGTAGAAGTCGTCGCGGTTGGTGGTGTTGTAGCCCCAGGGGTCCAGGCGGAGCTGGAAGTTGCGGTGGCGCAGGGCGTGGTTGGGGTAGTTGACCGAGGTGAGGAGGACGGCGTCGGACCCGCCGTAGCCGGCGCAGAAGGTGGCGTCCTGGCGGAACAGGGAGGAGCCGTCGTTGCGTTCGGCGCGCAGGACGAAGTTGCGGTGGCGGAGGTAGGTGCCGTCGTGTGTCTTGAAGGAGTAGCAGGAGTTCTTCGCGAGGCCGGGGACGACCGTGAAGGTGGAGTCCTCGCGGGACTCCGAGCCGCGCGGGGCGTCGAGCTTCACGAGGCCGTCGCTGACGTGCCAGTAGCGGTCGGGGTAGTTGACCGCGCTGATCGAGCGGTCGTAGGGGTTGGTGGCGGGCCGCGCCGGGGGCTTGGCCGGGGGCGGTGCGGCCGGGGTGGGGGTGGTGGCCCCGGTGTCCTTGCCGCCGGTGCCGCCGGTCGTGTCCTTGCCGTCGTCGCCTCGCGGGCTCGGTGAGGCCGAGGGGTGGGTGGACGGGGTGGGGGAGCCCGAGGGGGCGGGGTCTCGCCGCTCGCCCTTGCCGCCGGCCGGGGACGCGTGGTCCGTCGGGGTCGGGGTGGCGAACGAGATCAGGCCGGGGCCGGCCTCCTTGGCGGACCGGGTGTCGGCCTGCTTCGCCTCGGCGGCGGCGTCCTTCTCCTGGTCCATGACCGTGATCGCCGTGACACAGGCCGTCACCGTGGCCAGGACGAGGGCGCCGGCCAGCCACAGACGCCGGGTGCCGGGGGCCCGCGAGGTGTCCGGGGCCCAGCCGTTCTCCCACGAACTCTGCTGAGCGGGCCGGGACTTCTTGAATGGCATGCGCTGATCCTCCAGCGGCGCCCATGACGGGGCCGCGAATGCGGGGGCCCGGTGTGTGAATGGTGAAACAGTAGTGGCTCAGGTGACCGGGGAGTACTGGTTTGGGTGATCGCGTTCGATAACGCTTTCTCAACTCCCGTTCACATCGCGGGTCGTGAGGGGTGTATGCGTGTGTATGTGTACGGGCGTACATATCGATGTGTACGCTCGTACGCATGGGATACCTTCTGCTCGCCGGCGCGATCCTCGCCGAGGTGATCGCCACCACCGCCATGAAGTACAGCGACGGATTCAGCAAGTTGTGGCCCTCACTGCTGACCGGGCTCGGCTATGTCGCGTCGTTCGCGCTGCTCGCGCAGACCCTGCGGAGCGTGCCGATCGGGACGGCGTACGCGATCTGGGCGGGGGTGGGGACGGCGACGATCGCGGCGATCGGGCTCATGCTGTTCGGGGAGGGGCTGGGGGTCGCCAAGGTCGTCGGGATTCTGTTGATCGTGGCGGGAGTCGTCGTGCTGAACCTGGGCGGGGCGCACTGATGGGGCGGCGGTACGACCCCGAGCGGCGGCAGCGGATCATCGACGCGGCGATGCGGGTCGTGCGCGAGAAGGGGCTCGACGGGCTCAGTCACCGCAGCGTCGCGGCCGAGGCGGATGTGCCGCTCGGGTCCACGACGTACCACTTCGTGACGCTGGACGAGCTGATGGTGGCGGCGCTGCGGCAGGCCAACGATCGGTTCGGCGACCTGCTCGCGGCGGAGGTGGAGTCGTGGGAGCCGGGGGGTGATGTCGCCGGGAGCCTCGCGCGGTTGCTCGGGGAGTGGCTTCAAGGGGACTCGGGGCGGGTGGAGTTGGAGTACGAGCTGTACTTCGCGGCTGTGCGCAGGCCCGCGTTGAAGGTGGTGGCCGCTGAATGGGCCGAGCGCGCGCGGGAGTTGCTGGCTTCGCGGATGGACGGGGTGACGGCTCGGGGAGTGGTGGCGTTGATCGACGGGATCTGTCTTCAGGTGCTGCTGACGGGGGAGGGGTATGACGAGGGGGCGGCTCGGGAGGTGTTCGGGAGGGTGATACGGGGGTGAGGGGGCGGGGCGGTAAGGGGTGAGGGCGGGGAGCGTTTCGTACCGCGGTCGGGTTGTTCGTACGCTGAGACACCCGGCGGCCGGTTCGCTTCCGCGGGCATTCGCCGGTTAGGTTTCCCCTTATGAGCGACACGACTGCACCTGGTACCAGCGGCGCGGTGGCCGCCGGTCTTGCCACCATCGCCGCCGACGGCACCGTTCTCGACACGTGGTTCCCCGCGCCCGAGCTCGTCGCCGAGCCGGGGCCCTCGGGGAGTGAGCGGCTGTCGGCCGAGAAAGCGGTCGAGCTGCTGGGCGAGGGTGCGGCGAAGGCGATCGGGCCGGACGCGCGCCGGGGTGTCGAGGTGGTCGCGGTCCGTACGGTCGTCTCCTCGCTCGCGGAGAAGCCGGTCGACGCGCACGACGCGTATCTGCGGCTGCACCTGCTCTCGCACCGGCTGGTCAAGCCGCACGGGCTGAGCCTCGACGGGATCTTCGGGTTCCTCGCGAACGTCGCCTGGACGTCGCTCGGGCCGGTCGCCGTGGACGACGTCGAGAAGGTGCGGCTGAACGCGCGCGCCGAGGGGCTGCACCTCCAGGTGACGTCCGTCGACAAGTTCCCCCGCATGACCGACTACGTCGCCCCCAAGGGAGTCCGGATCGCCGACGCGGACCGGGTGCGGCT encodes:
- a CDS encoding TetR/AcrR family transcriptional regulator yields the protein MGRRYDPERRQRIIDAAMRVVREKGLDGLSHRSVAAEADVPLGSTTYHFVTLDELMVAALRQANDRFGDLLAAEVESWEPGGDVAGSLARLLGEWLQGDSGRVELEYELYFAAVRRPALKVVAAEWAERARELLASRMDGVTARGVVALIDGICLQVLLTGEGYDEGAAREVFGRVIRG
- a CDS encoding metal-sulfur cluster assembly factor gives rise to the protein MTETVEMKPASEDEVREALYDVVDPELGIDVVNLGLIYGIHIDDANIATIDMTLTSAACPLTDVIEDQAKSATDGLVNELRINWVWMPPWGPDKITDDGRDQLRALGFNV
- a CDS encoding DMT family transporter, translating into MGYLLLAGAILAEVIATTAMKYSDGFSKLWPSLLTGLGYVASFALLAQTLRSVPIGTAYAIWAGVGTATIAAIGLMLFGEGLGVAKVVGILLIVAGVVVLNLGGAH
- the sufU gene encoding Fe-S cluster assembly sulfur transfer protein SufU; its protein translation is MKLDSMYQEVILDHYKNPHGRGLRDGDAEVHHVNPTCGDEITLRVKYDGTTIEDVSYEGQGCSISQASASVLNELLVGKDLADAQKIQETFLELMQSKGRIEPDDAMEEVLEDAVAFAGVSKYPARVKCALLSWMAWKDATAQALAERESA
- a CDS encoding non-heme iron oxygenase ferredoxin subunit; this translates as MTFQRACGLSELTEDTPLRVELDGTPVSVVRTEGEVFAIHDICSHANVSLSEGEVEDCQIECWLHGSAFDLRTGKPSGLPATRPVPVYPVKIEGDDVLVSLTQES
- the sufC gene encoding Fe-S cluster assembly ATPase SufC; this translates as MATLEIRDLHVTVEADNATKEILKGVDLTVKQGETHAIMGPNGSGKSTLAYSLAGHPKYTITGGTVLLDGEDVLEMSVDERARAGLFLAMQYPVEVPGVSVSNFLRTSATAIRGEAPKLRTWVKEVKEAMERLSMDPSFAERNVNEGFSGGEKKRHEILQLELLKPKVAILDETDSGLDVDALRIVSEGVNRVRETGEVGTLLITHYTRILRYIKPDHVHVFSGGRIVESGGAELADKLENEGYEAYTKGGPVSGANSKGEVE
- the dapD gene encoding 2,3,4,5-tetrahydropyridine-2,6-dicarboxylate N-succinyltransferase, translating into MSDTTAPGTSGAVAAGLATIAADGTVLDTWFPAPELVAEPGPSGSERLSAEKAVELLGEGAAKAIGPDARRGVEVVAVRTVVSSLAEKPVDAHDAYLRLHLLSHRLVKPHGLSLDGIFGFLANVAWTSLGPVAVDDVEKVRLNARAEGLHLQVTSVDKFPRMTDYVAPKGVRIADADRVRLGAYLSEGTTVMHEGFVNFNAGTLGTSMVEGRISAGVVVGDGSDIGGGASTMGTLSGGGSVRITIGERCLVGAEAGVGIALGDECVVEAGLYVTAGTRVTMPDGQIVKARELSGASNILYRRNSVTGTVEARPNNAVWGGLNEVLHSHN
- a CDS encoding cysteine desulfurase, producing MTQLPGLLDTEAIRKDFPILDRLVHEDRKLVYLDNAATSQKPRQVLDALSEYYERYNANVHRGVHVLAEEATALYEGARDKVAEFINAPSRDEVIFTKNASESLNLVANMLGWADEPYRVDAETEIVITEMEHHSNIVPWQLLSQRTGAKLKWFGLTDDGRLDLSNIDQIITEKTKIVSFVLVSNILGTLNPVEAIVRRAQEVGALVCVDASQAAPHMPLDVQALQADFVAFTGHKMCGPTGIGVLWGRQELLEDLPPFLGGGEMIETVSMHSSTYAPAPHKFEAGTPPIAQAVGLGAAIDYLDSIGMDKILAHEHALTEYAVQRLSAVPDLRIIGPETAEDRGAAISFTLGDIHPHDVGQVLDEQGIAVRVGHHCARPVCLRYGIPATTRASFYLYSTPAEIDALVDGLEHVRNFFG
- a CDS encoding AbfB domain-containing protein; the encoded protein is MPFKKSRPAQQSSWENGWAPDTSRAPGTRRLWLAGALVLATVTACVTAITVMDQEKDAAAEAKQADTRSAKEAGPGLISFATPTPTDHASPAGGKGERRDPAPSGSPTPSTHPSASPSPRGDDGKDTTGGTGGKDTGATTPTPAAPPPAKPPARPATNPYDRSISAVNYPDRYWHVSDGLVKLDAPRGSESREDSTFTVVPGLAKNSCYSFKTHDGTYLRHRNFVLRAERNDGSSLFRQDATFCAGYGGSDAVLLTSVNYPNHALRHRNFQLRLDPWGYNTTNRDDFYFHVTTPLS